A DNA window from Micromonospora sp. NBC_01739 contains the following coding sequences:
- a CDS encoding lysophospholipid acyltransferase family protein — translation MPELVYPPVIAAAKTMFRVLDLRLNVEGSHHVPRTGGAVMASNHVSYLDFIFCGLGALDSRRLVRFMAKESVFRHRVSGPLMRGMRHIPVDRGAGAESYAAALTALRAGEVVGVFPEATISRSFTVKELKSGATRLAGEAGVPLLPVALWGTQRLWTKGRPRTLTRRHTPITILVGEPLEPADYPDPTAMNADLKIRLSELVDRAQREYPDQPADPEDRWWLPAHLGGTAPTPEQATALDTAERQTRTR, via the coding sequence ATGCCGGAACTCGTGTATCCGCCCGTGATCGCCGCCGCCAAGACCATGTTCCGGGTGCTCGACCTGCGGCTGAACGTGGAAGGCAGCCACCATGTGCCCCGTACCGGCGGGGCGGTCATGGCCAGCAACCACGTCAGCTACCTGGACTTCATCTTCTGCGGGCTGGGTGCCCTGGATTCTCGGCGGCTGGTCCGCTTCATGGCCAAGGAGTCCGTGTTTCGGCACCGGGTGTCCGGCCCGCTGATGCGCGGCATGCGACACATTCCGGTGGACCGGGGCGCCGGTGCCGAGTCGTACGCCGCCGCCCTCACCGCCCTGCGCGCCGGCGAGGTGGTCGGCGTCTTCCCGGAGGCGACCATCAGCCGATCCTTCACCGTCAAGGAACTCAAGAGCGGTGCCACCCGGCTGGCCGGCGAGGCGGGGGTCCCCCTGCTGCCGGTGGCGCTGTGGGGCACTCAGCGGCTGTGGACCAAGGGCCGCCCCCGCACCCTCACCCGCCGGCACACCCCGATCACCATCCTGGTCGGCGAACCCCTGGAACCGGCCGACTATCCGGACCCCACCGCGATGAACGCCGACCTGAAGATCCGGTTGTCGGAGCTGGTCGACCGGGCCCAGCGGGAGTACCCGGACCAGCCGGCCGACCCCGAGGACCGGTGGTGGCTGCCGGCCCACCTCGGCGGCACCGCGCCGACCCCGGAGCAGGCCACCGCCCTGGACACCGCCGAGCGCCAGACCCGGACGCGCTGA